One Desulfovibrio aminophilus genomic region harbors:
- a CDS encoding winged helix-turn-helix domain-containing protein, producing MKENTPTIRLHLWLDTEGGVFFGSGRAQLLEEIDRHGSLKAAAAAMGISYRAAWGKLKQSEAVLGVRLVQVRGSNKAGYELTEDGRMLKDLFRRWFDAVEQAALEKARDIFPWPARTYRDSSSD from the coding sequence ATGAAGGAGAACACCCCCACCATCCGACTGCACCTCTGGCTGGACACCGAGGGCGGCGTCTTCTTCGGCTCCGGCCGGGCCCAGCTCCTGGAGGAGATCGACCGCCACGGCTCGCTCAAGGCCGCGGCCGCGGCCATGGGCATCTCCTACCGGGCGGCCTGGGGCAAGCTGAAGCAGAGCGAGGCGGTCCTCGGCGTGCGCCTGGTCCAGGTGCGCGGCAGCAACAAGGCGGGCTACGAACTCACCGAGGACGGCCGGATGCTCAAGGACCTCTTCCGCCGCTGGTTCGACGCCGTGGAGCAGGCCGCCCTGGAAAAGGCCCGGGATATCTTCCCCTGGCCCGCCAGGACCTACCGGGACTCCTCCTCGGACTGA
- a CDS encoding AMP-binding protein, with product MQATEYPTLRQVLERSVELHADRPALSVVDGPVMTYAELGERVRETADLLDEHGVGPGDRVALLSENMPNWGVAYFAIARIGAVAVPILPDFHQSAVHHILRHAECSAVFVSKRLACKLDDGEFEGLRVRVLVDDLSLIGDPGREPLKGLVKRAAKELGRIKEAARQHRAERADKEPPAEPSEAAPGHSKDAFRKVLDAGRKEFDKIKGAALRAANRALEPDAGDSPADELAAIIYTSGTTGNSKGVMLTHRNIVSNALGSAELAGITDQDRMLSILPLSHTFECTLGLVLPISRGASVSYLAKPPTPAVLLPALQKIRPTFLLCVPLVIEKIYRNRILPALTKNAALRGLLKVGFTRRKLFQAAGQKLFETFGGALRCICIGGAALAPEVEAFLRDARFLYSVGYGLTECSPLVSGVMPDRARYRHCGTALPGVEIRIDAPRPGEVGEILVRGPNVMRGYYKAPALTEETFTSDGWLRTGDLGLLDQDGYLSIRGRLKNVILGPSGENIYPEEIESTLCQWPYVLESLVFSQGDRLLARVHLDYDHLDARFGVRGLTESEARERIGELLEELRRGVNEKVSSFCRLHRIIEQPEPFEKTPTQKIKRYLYVDGPSR from the coding sequence GTGCAGGCCACGGAATACCCGACCCTGAGACAGGTTCTCGAACGCAGCGTGGAGCTCCACGCGGACAGGCCCGCCCTGTCCGTGGTGGATGGTCCGGTCATGACCTACGCCGAGCTGGGCGAGCGGGTCCGCGAGACGGCCGATCTGCTCGACGAGCACGGCGTCGGCCCAGGAGACCGCGTGGCCCTGCTGTCCGAGAACATGCCCAACTGGGGCGTGGCCTACTTCGCCATCGCCCGGATCGGCGCCGTGGCCGTGCCCATCCTGCCGGACTTCCACCAGAGCGCGGTGCACCACATCCTGCGCCACGCCGAGTGCTCGGCGGTCTTCGTCTCGAAACGGCTGGCCTGCAAACTGGACGACGGAGAATTCGAGGGGCTGCGGGTCCGGGTGCTCGTGGACGACCTCTCGCTCATCGGCGATCCCGGACGCGAGCCGCTGAAGGGCCTGGTCAAGCGCGCGGCCAAGGAACTCGGCAGGATCAAGGAGGCCGCCCGTCAGCACCGGGCCGAACGGGCGGACAAGGAGCCTCCCGCCGAACCGTCCGAGGCCGCACCAGGGCATTCCAAGGACGCCTTCCGCAAGGTGCTCGACGCCGGGCGCAAGGAGTTCGACAAGATCAAGGGAGCCGCGCTGCGGGCGGCCAACCGCGCCCTGGAGCCGGACGCCGGGGATTCCCCGGCCGACGAACTGGCGGCGATCATCTACACCTCGGGCACCACGGGCAACTCCAAGGGCGTCATGCTCACGCACCGGAACATCGTGTCCAACGCCCTGGGCTCCGCCGAACTGGCGGGGATCACCGATCAGGACCGCATGCTCTCCATCCTGCCCCTGTCGCACACCTTCGAGTGCACCCTGGGGCTGGTCCTGCCCATCTCGCGCGGCGCGTCGGTGAGCTACCTGGCCAAGCCGCCGACCCCGGCCGTCCTGCTCCCGGCGTTGCAGAAGATCCGCCCCACCTTCCTGCTCTGCGTGCCGCTGGTGATCGAGAAAATCTACCGCAACCGCATCCTCCCGGCCCTGACGAAGAACGCGGCCCTGCGCGGTCTGCTCAAGGTGGGCTTCACCCGGCGCAAGCTCTTCCAGGCCGCCGGACAGAAACTGTTCGAAACCTTCGGCGGGGCCCTGCGCTGCATATGCATCGGCGGCGCGGCCCTGGCTCCCGAGGTTGAGGCCTTCCTGCGCGACGCCCGCTTCCTCTACAGCGTCGGCTACGGCCTCACGGAATGCTCTCCCCTGGTCTCGGGCGTCATGCCCGACAGGGCCCGCTACCGCCACTGCGGCACGGCCCTGCCCGGCGTGGAGATCCGCATCGACGCGCCAAGGCCGGGCGAGGTCGGCGAAATCCTCGTGCGCGGCCCCAACGTCATGCGCGGCTACTACAAGGCCCCGGCCCTCACCGAGGAGACCTTCACCTCCGACGGCTGGCTGCGCACCGGCGACCTGGGCCTGCTGGACCAGGACGGCTATCTCTCCATCCGGGGACGGCTCAAGAACGTCATCCTCGGCCCCAGCGGCGAGAACATCTACCCCGAGGAGATCGAGAGCACGCTCTGCCAGTGGCCCTATGTTCTGGAATCCCTTGTCTTCTCCCAGGGCGACCGGCTCCTGGCTCGGGTGCACCTGGACTACGACCACCTGGACGCCCGCTTCGGGGTGCGGGGCCTCACCGAATCCGAGGCCCGCGAGCGCATCGGGGAACTGTTGGAAGAGTTGCGCCGGGGCGTGAACGAGAAGGTCTCGTCCTTCTGCCGCCTGCACCGGATCATCGAGCAGCCGGAGCCCTTCGAGAAGACCCCGACCCAGAAGATCAAGCGCTACCTGTACGTGGACGGCCCGAGCCGTTGA
- a CDS encoding EAL domain-containing protein: MANDKTPILAVDDERMNLRLLQGMLKPFGLEFLSAQSGPEALAIAKSKDLALILLDVMMPGMDGFQVAEALRDDPATRHIPIIFVTAINKEQQHVFRGYELGAVDYLFKPVEAEVLCGKVRVFVELHRQRRALEDASRKLLRNVEELKASKVALEESELRYRTVADYNHDWESWIGADGRALYVSPSCERISGYPPQAFQDDPEFLHGIVAAEDRDTVRRFLGDSRAETLDFRIRNSDGEQRWLNVVRREVPGPEKGASLGWRLSMRDITARKEAELQLRHLALHDPLTGLANRTLLLDRAGLALERLKRGRGRVAGLVFLDLDRFKIINDSLGHARGDLLLVEVGRRILGCVRGMDLVARFGGDEFILLLEDLESPREAIQVAKRVRDAMRKPFLIDGHEITTSASLGLALADSDGVGAEELIRHANIAMYKAKEGGKNRFHVFNERMLEQAVAALRLENDLRRAMRRGEFHLAFQPIVSLRDGRLGGFETLLRWTHPRRGPVSPADFIPVAEETGMIIDLGQWVLDQACGVMRGWQKAGGRAGELSLAVNVSARQFAKPGLAEDVLRAVNCSGLTPESLKLEITETAIMDNPRNSVQKLHRLRQDGIRFSIDDFGTGYSSLGYLQKFPLDDLKIDLSFVRVMESSPENLEIVRTIIGLAHNLGLSVVAEGIESETQRDILADLGCEYGQGYLFSRPVPEAEAEAWVRKSGRFNGSGRPRTGSA; encoded by the coding sequence ATGGCGAACGACAAGACTCCCATCCTGGCGGTGGATGACGAACGCATGAACCTGCGCCTGCTGCAGGGCATGCTCAAGCCCTTCGGCCTGGAGTTCCTTTCGGCCCAGTCCGGGCCGGAGGCCCTGGCCATTGCCAAGAGCAAGGATCTGGCCCTGATCCTCCTGGACGTCATGATGCCCGGCATGGACGGTTTCCAGGTGGCCGAGGCCCTGCGCGACGATCCCGCCACCCGGCACATTCCGATCATCTTCGTCACGGCCATCAACAAGGAGCAGCAGCATGTCTTCCGGGGTTACGAGCTGGGCGCGGTGGACTACCTGTTCAAGCCCGTGGAGGCCGAGGTGCTCTGCGGCAAGGTGCGGGTCTTCGTGGAGCTTCACCGTCAGCGGCGGGCGCTGGAGGACGCCTCCCGCAAGCTGCTGCGCAACGTGGAGGAGTTGAAGGCCTCCAAGGTCGCCCTGGAGGAGTCCGAGCTGCGCTACCGGACCGTGGCGGACTACAACCACGACTGGGAATCCTGGATCGGCGCCGACGGCCGGGCGCTCTACGTGAGCCCCTCCTGCGAGAGGATTTCCGGGTATCCGCCCCAGGCGTTCCAGGACGACCCCGAGTTCCTGCACGGCATCGTGGCCGCCGAGGACCGCGACACGGTGCGGCGCTTCCTGGGTGATTCCCGGGCCGAGACCCTGGACTTCCGCATCAGGAACAGCGACGGCGAACAGCGCTGGCTCAACGTGGTCCGCCGCGAGGTTCCGGGACCGGAGAAGGGGGCGAGCCTGGGGTGGCGGCTGTCCATGCGCGACATCACGGCCCGCAAGGAGGCCGAGCTGCAATTGCGGCACCTGGCCCTGCACGACCCGCTCACGGGCCTGGCCAACCGGACCCTGCTCCTGGACCGCGCGGGCCTGGCCCTGGAGCGGCTCAAGCGCGGCCGGGGACGCGTGGCGGGCCTCGTATTCCTGGACCTGGACCGGTTCAAGATCATCAACGACAGCCTGGGCCACGCCCGGGGCGACCTCCTGCTGGTGGAGGTGGGACGCCGCATCCTGGGCTGCGTGCGCGGCATGGATCTGGTGGCCCGCTTCGGCGGGGACGAGTTCATCCTCCTGCTTGAGGACCTTGAATCGCCTCGGGAAGCCATCCAGGTGGCCAAGCGGGTGCGCGACGCCATGCGCAAGCCCTTCCTCATCGACGGCCATGAGATCACCACCTCGGCCAGCCTGGGACTGGCCCTGGCCGACAGCGACGGCGTCGGCGCGGAGGAGCTCATCCGCCACGCCAACATCGCCATGTACAAGGCCAAGGAGGGGGGCAAGAACCGCTTCCACGTCTTCAACGAACGCATGCTGGAGCAGGCCGTGGCCGCGCTGCGGCTGGAGAACGATCTGCGGCGGGCCATGCGGCGCGGCGAGTTCCATCTCGCCTTCCAGCCCATCGTGTCCCTGCGCGACGGCCGCCTGGGCGGCTTCGAGACCCTGCTGCGCTGGACCCATCCCCGGCGCGGGCCGGTGTCGCCGGCGGATTTCATTCCCGTGGCCGAGGAGACCGGCATGATCATCGACCTGGGGCAGTGGGTCCTGGACCAGGCCTGCGGGGTCATGCGGGGCTGGCAGAAAGCCGGTGGCCGTGCCGGGGAGCTGAGCCTGGCGGTGAACGTCTCGGCGCGTCAGTTCGCCAAGCCCGGCCTGGCCGAGGACGTGCTGCGGGCCGTGAACTGCTCGGGGCTCACGCCCGAGAGCCTCAAGCTGGAGATCACCGAGACGGCGATCATGGACAACCCGCGCAACTCGGTGCAGAAGCTGCACCGGCTGCGCCAGGACGGCATCCGCTTCAGCATCGACGACTTCGGGACCGGCTATTCCTCGCTGGGCTACCTGCAGAAGTTCCCCCTGGACGACCTGAAGATCGATCTGTCCTTCGTGCGGGTCATGGAGTCGTCGCCGGAGAACCTGGAGATCGTGCGGACCATCATCGGCCTGGCCCACAACCTGGGGCTCTCCGTGGTGGCGGAGGGCATCGAGAGCGAGACGCAACGCGACATCCTGGCTGATCTCGGCTGCGAATACGGCCAGGGCTACCTGTTCTCGCGCCCCGTGCCGGAGGCCGAGGCCGAGGCCTGGGTGCGGAAGAGCGGCCGCTTCAACGGCTCGGGCCGTCCACGTACAGGTAGCGCTTGA
- the ileS gene encoding isoleucine--tRNA ligase: MSDYKATLRLPQTAFPMKANLKQREPEMLKRWEELDAYGLMLAANEGRPEYVLHDGPPYANGNIHMGTALNKILKDMVVKSRNMQGFHAGYVPGWDCHGLPIEHKVELELKKKKKELPAAVIRKLCREYAARWLSVQRGEFKRLGVFGVWDRPYMTMDPVYEAATARELGRFMSKGSVYRGKKPVHWCCSCHTALAEAEVEYADHTSPSVFVRFPLTDPKIREILPEADPARTYAAIWTTTPWTLPSNMAVAVHPEYDYAFVKVGGDVYVLASRLVPVCAEAFGWTERTVLAEVPGNRLDGLVARHPFYDRPSPVVTADYVTLDSGTGLVHTAPGHGREDYETGMRRGLEVLSPLDDGGRFLPTVEFFAGLQVMEANPKVIEKLKENGHLLLQENIRHSYPHCWRCKEPVIFRATTQWFISMQANDLRAKALEAIHDQVRWVPAWGEERISNMIEFRPDWCISRQRNWGVPIMALICEDCDEAWFGPEWIDKVVAHFQAHATGCDWWFETPDSEVVPQDLKCPKCGGSHWRRETDILDVWFDSGTSFAAVLETRDDTSFPADLYLEGSDQHRGWFHSSLLASVGTRGVPPYKAVLTHGYVVDGEGRKMSKSIGNTIAPQEIIDKYGAEILRLWTSAVNYQEDVRVSDEILSRLVDAYRRIRNTCRFILGNLADFEPSKAVAPTDMPALDRYALDLVLKAHRTMQQAYADYEFHKVYHTLHNLCVTDLSAFYLDITKDRLYVDAPGGLARRSAQTVLWQALMLLLTDMAPVLSFTAEEAFLALPEALRPGVSSVFALRHEPLDPNLGKEERERWETLLAVRAEASKAVEPLRQAGKVGHSLSTALTLYAPEMTRQALAGFSQAELEEIFIVSKVALADDGQAPADAFASAEVEGLRVSVGNAPGGKCERCWKYSEKLGADGPADVCPRCAAVLKAIG; encoded by the coding sequence ATGAGCGATTACAAAGCGACCCTTCGCCTTCCCCAGACCGCCTTTCCCATGAAGGCCAACCTCAAACAGCGCGAGCCCGAGATGCTCAAACGCTGGGAGGAGCTGGACGCCTACGGCCTCATGCTGGCCGCCAACGAAGGCCGCCCGGAATACGTGCTCCACGACGGTCCGCCCTACGCCAACGGCAACATCCACATGGGCACGGCCCTGAACAAGATTCTCAAGGACATGGTGGTCAAGTCCCGCAACATGCAGGGATTCCACGCGGGCTACGTGCCCGGCTGGGACTGCCACGGCCTGCCCATTGAACACAAGGTCGAGCTGGAGCTGAAGAAAAAGAAGAAGGAGCTGCCCGCCGCGGTGATCCGCAAGCTCTGCCGCGAGTACGCCGCCAGGTGGCTCTCGGTGCAGCGCGGAGAGTTCAAGCGCCTGGGCGTGTTCGGCGTCTGGGACCGGCCCTACATGACCATGGACCCGGTCTACGAGGCCGCCACGGCGCGCGAGCTGGGCCGCTTCATGTCCAAGGGCTCGGTCTACCGGGGCAAGAAGCCCGTGCACTGGTGCTGCTCCTGCCACACCGCCCTGGCCGAGGCCGAGGTGGAGTACGCGGACCACACCTCGCCCTCGGTCTTCGTGCGCTTCCCGCTCACCGACCCAAAAATCCGTGAAATCCTGCCCGAGGCCGACCCGGCCCGGACCTACGCCGCCATCTGGACCACCACGCCCTGGACCCTGCCGTCGAACATGGCCGTCGCCGTGCACCCGGAATACGACTACGCCTTCGTCAAGGTCGGCGGCGACGTCTACGTCCTGGCCTCGCGCCTCGTGCCGGTCTGCGCCGAGGCCTTCGGCTGGACCGAACGCACGGTCCTGGCCGAGGTTCCGGGCAACCGCCTGGACGGCCTGGTCGCCCGACACCCCTTCTATGACCGGCCCTCGCCCGTGGTCACGGCCGACTACGTGACCCTGGATTCGGGCACGGGCCTCGTGCACACCGCCCCGGGCCACGGCCGCGAGGACTACGAGACCGGCATGCGCCGGGGCCTGGAGGTGCTCTCGCCCCTGGACGACGGCGGCCGTTTCCTGCCCACGGTGGAGTTCTTCGCCGGGTTGCAGGTCATGGAGGCCAACCCCAAGGTCATCGAAAAGCTCAAGGAGAACGGCCACCTCCTGCTCCAGGAGAACATCCGCCACTCCTACCCGCACTGCTGGCGCTGCAAGGAGCCGGTCATCTTCCGGGCCACGACCCAGTGGTTCATCTCCATGCAGGCCAACGACCTCCGGGCCAAGGCCCTGGAGGCCATCCACGATCAGGTGCGCTGGGTTCCCGCCTGGGGCGAGGAGCGCATCTCGAACATGATCGAATTCCGGCCCGACTGGTGCATCTCCCGCCAGCGCAACTGGGGCGTGCCGATCATGGCCCTGATCTGCGAGGACTGCGACGAGGCCTGGTTCGGCCCGGAGTGGATCGACAAGGTGGTGGCCCATTTCCAGGCCCACGCCACGGGCTGCGACTGGTGGTTCGAGACCCCGGACTCCGAGGTCGTGCCCCAGGACCTGAAGTGCCCCAAGTGCGGCGGCTCCCATTGGCGTCGCGAGACCGACATCCTGGACGTCTGGTTCGACTCCGGCACGAGCTTCGCGGCCGTGCTGGAGACCCGGGACGACACATCCTTCCCGGCCGACCTCTACCTGGAGGGCTCGGACCAGCACCGCGGCTGGTTCCACAGCTCGCTGCTGGCCTCCGTGGGCACGCGCGGCGTGCCGCCCTACAAGGCCGTGCTGACCCACGGCTACGTGGTGGACGGCGAGGGCCGCAAGATGTCCAAGTCCATCGGCAACACCATCGCGCCCCAGGAGATCATCGACAAGTACGGCGCGGAAATCCTGCGCCTGTGGACCTCGGCCGTGAACTACCAGGAGGACGTGCGGGTCTCGGACGAAATCCTCTCCCGCCTGGTGGACGCCTACCGCCGCATCCGCAACACCTGCCGCTTCATCCTCGGCAACCTCGCGGACTTCGAGCCCTCCAAGGCCGTGGCCCCGACGGACATGCCCGCCCTGGACCGCTACGCCCTGGACCTCGTGCTCAAGGCCCACCGGACCATGCAGCAGGCCTACGCCGACTACGAATTCCACAAGGTCTACCACACCCTGCACAACCTCTGCGTCACGGACCTCTCGGCCTTCTACCTGGACATCACCAAGGACCGGCTCTACGTGGACGCCCCCGGCGGCCTCGCCCGCCGCTCGGCCCAGACCGTGCTCTGGCAGGCGCTCATGCTCCTGCTGACCGACATGGCCCCGGTCCTCTCCTTCACCGCCGAAGAGGCCTTCCTGGCCCTGCCCGAGGCTCTGCGCCCGGGCGTTTCCTCGGTCTTCGCCCTGCGTCACGAACCCCTGGACCCGAACCTGGGCAAGGAGGAGCGCGAGCGCTGGGAGACGCTGCTGGCGGTCCGCGCCGAGGCCTCCAAGGCCGTGGAGCCGTTGCGCCAGGCGGGCAAGGTCGGCCATTCCCTGAGCACGGCCCTGACCCTGTACGCGCCGGAGATGACCCGCCAGGCCCTGGCCGGATTCTCTCAAGCTGAACTTGAGGAAATCTTCATCGTCTCCAAGGTGGCCCTGGCCGACGACGGGCAGGCCCCGGCCGACGCCTTCGCCTCCGCCGAGGTGGAGGGGCTGCGGGTCTCCGTGGGGAACGCGCCCGGCGGCAAGTGCGAGCGCTGTTGGAAATACTCCGAGAAACTCGGCGCGGACGGCCCGGCCGACGTTTGCCCGCGCTGCGCGGCCGTGCTCAAGGCCATCGGCTGA
- the lspA gene encoding signal peptidase II, whose amino-acid sequence MKRRYLVALALTLTVLIPDLITKAVVQAKLELWESRTVIPGFLDLVHVTNKGAAFGFLNRVDITWQTAFLVAVTLLAVGVMVHLLRQASDQETFLVAGLGLILGGALGNLVDRLRYGEVVDFLDFYVGDWHWPAFNVADIAITLGAFCLLISLYRKKPHASRSR is encoded by the coding sequence ATGAAACGCCGCTATCTCGTCGCCCTGGCCCTGACCCTCACGGTCCTGATCCCGGACCTGATCACCAAGGCCGTGGTCCAGGCCAAGCTGGAACTCTGGGAGTCGCGCACCGTGATCCCGGGGTTCCTCGACCTCGTGCACGTGACCAACAAGGGCGCGGCCTTCGGCTTCCTGAACCGGGTGGACATCACTTGGCAGACCGCCTTCCTGGTGGCCGTGACCTTGCTGGCCGTGGGCGTCATGGTCCATCTCCTGCGCCAGGCCTCGGACCAGGAGACCTTCCTGGTCGCCGGGCTGGGGCTCATCCTGGGCGGGGCCCTGGGCAACCTGGTGGACCGTCTGCGCTACGGGGAGGTCGTCGACTTCCTGGACTTCTACGTGGGCGACTGGCACTGGCCCGCGTTCAACGTGGCCGACATCGCCATCACCCTGGGCGCGTTCTGCCTGCTCATCTCCCTGTACCGGAAAAAGCCGCATGCATCCCGTTCTCGTTGA
- the lgt gene encoding prolipoprotein diacylglyceryl transferase → MHPVLVDLGFVTIHTYGVFIALAFLGGVGWTWLEARRKGLEAGRVVDLAFAVFVGALVGARLLYVLLYLPHYLEHPLEILMFWEGGMVFSGGAALGGWLGWRVARGHGMPVSPWLDAAAPGLALGEAIGRLGCFSAGCCYGQLCAMPWAVTFTDPRSLAVPLNMPLHPTQIYHSLSGLLTFGLLLALRGRLERRPGSLMGLFLVLFSLARFAVEFFRADFRGGLGPFSVTQAVYAVFLCLGLYLMTRKHSVRS, encoded by the coding sequence ATGCATCCCGTTCTCGTTGACCTGGGCTTCGTGACCATCCACACATACGGGGTGTTCATCGCCCTGGCCTTTCTCGGGGGCGTGGGCTGGACCTGGCTGGAGGCCCGGCGCAAGGGGCTCGAGGCCGGCCGCGTCGTGGACCTGGCCTTCGCGGTGTTCGTGGGCGCGCTGGTGGGCGCGCGGCTGCTCTACGTCCTGCTCTACCTGCCCCACTACCTCGAACATCCCTTGGAAATCCTCATGTTCTGGGAGGGCGGCATGGTCTTTTCCGGCGGGGCCGCGCTGGGCGGCTGGCTGGGCTGGCGCGTGGCCCGCGGACACGGCATGCCCGTGTCGCCCTGGCTGGACGCCGCGGCCCCGGGCCTGGCCCTGGGCGAGGCCATCGGCCGCCTGGGCTGCTTCTCGGCCGGCTGCTGCTACGGCCAGCTCTGCGCCATGCCCTGGGCCGTGACCTTCACCGACCCGCGCTCCCTGGCCGTGCCCCTGAACATGCCCCTGCACCCCACGCAGATCTACCACAGCCTGTCCGGCCTGCTGACCTTCGGCCTGCTCCTGGCCCTGCGCGGCCGCCTGGAACGGCGTCCGGGCAGCCTCATGGGCCTGTTCCTGGTGCTGTTCTCCCTGGCGCGCTTCGCCGTGGAGTTCTTCCGGGCCGACTTCCGGGGCGGACTCGGCCCGTTCAGCGTGACCCAGGCGGTCTACGCCGTCTTCCTCTGCCTGGGCCTGTACCTCATGACCCGCAAACATTCCGTACGGAGTTGA
- a CDS encoding PLDc N-terminal domain-containing protein — protein MFPLPNLSTEQWIMIFGPLGLFVCISLFSIWDAFRREFPSILEKMAWIQLSVLVPFLGGVAYLIFGRKRGQKIR, from the coding sequence ATGTTTCCCCTGCCGAACCTGAGCACCGAACAATGGATCATGATCTTCGGCCCGCTGGGGCTCTTCGTCTGCATCAGCCTGTTCTCCATCTGGGACGCCTTCCGCCGGGAATTCCCGTCCATCCTGGAAAAGATGGCCTGGATCCAGCTTTCCGTGCTGGTTCCCTTTTTGGGCGGAGTGGCGTATTTAATTTTCGGAAGAAAAAGGGGGCAGAAAATTCGATGA
- the ybgF gene encoding tol-pal system protein YbgF, translating into MKTTIRTTVGLAALAALMTLAPGCASRQDVQTLDQRNRQTMQEARDLYKQLEEQIAVAREEARKSSAPMQAKQADIWAEVESLKTEVATLKGQMDTMNMRMAPQGGADLAQLDERVKAIELALESQFAVDLGKGAKAAATAPAAPAQAQQEQAAPAQNAEAAAPTQDPADALYAKGLSAFKERKYDEARRDFAEFVTTFKKHSLVPNAIFWQGECYYQLGDYAKAVLAYQDVIDKHKDSPKYRSALLKQGISFYKMGKDKPGKIILQELIDKNPGTAEANRAKQFLADPKKK; encoded by the coding sequence ATGAAGACCACCATCCGCACCACCGTCGGCCTGGCCGCCCTGGCCGCCCTCATGACCCTGGCCCCGGGCTGCGCCTCGCGCCAGGACGTCCAGACCCTGGACCAGCGCAACCGCCAGACCATGCAGGAAGCCCGCGACCTGTACAAACAGCTCGAGGAGCAGATCGCCGTGGCCCGCGAGGAGGCGCGCAAGAGCAGCGCCCCGATGCAGGCCAAGCAGGCCGACATCTGGGCCGAGGTCGAGTCCCTCAAGACCGAGGTGGCCACCCTCAAGGGCCAGATGGACACCATGAACATGCGCATGGCCCCCCAGGGCGGCGCGGACCTGGCCCAGCTCGACGAGCGGGTCAAGGCCATCGAGCTGGCCCTGGAATCCCAGTTCGCCGTGGACCTCGGCAAGGGCGCCAAGGCCGCCGCCACCGCTCCGGCGGCTCCGGCCCAGGCCCAGCAGGAGCAGGCCGCCCCGGCCCAGAACGCCGAGGCCGCCGCTCCGACCCAGGACCCGGCCGACGCCCTCTACGCCAAGGGGCTCAGCGCCTTCAAGGAACGCAAGTACGACGAGGCCCGCCGCGACTTCGCCGAGTTCGTGACCACGTTCAAGAAGCACTCCCTGGTGCCCAACGCCATCTTCTGGCAGGGTGAATGCTATTACCAGCTGGGCGACTACGCCAAGGCCGTGCTCGCCTACCAGGACGTGATCGACAAGCACAAGGACAGCCCGAAGTACCGCTCGGCCCTGCTCAAACAGGGAATCTCCTTCTACAAGATGGGCAAGGACAAGCCGGGCAAGATCATCCTCCAGGAGCTCATCGACAAGAATCCCGGCACGGCCGAGGCCAACCGGGCCAAGCAGTTCCTGGCCGATCCGAAGAAGAAGTAA
- a CDS encoding NIL domain-containing protein, producing the protein MSATVSSEVQKGFRKIVYLTFPPGISSRPVVCNLARLFDLSFNILKAEISPRQEGTMTLEISGLETDFHKGVNYLKENSVRITPVAQKIFRDEDSCIHCGVCTAMCPTGALSVDKGTRKVLFEVDKCSACGLCTRVCPVRAMAVDLDENGRQ; encoded by the coding sequence ATGAGCGCCACCGTCAGCTCCGAAGTCCAGAAGGGCTTCCGCAAGATCGTCTATCTGACCTTCCCCCCGGGGATTTCCAGCCGTCCCGTGGTCTGCAACCTGGCCCGCCTGTTCGACCTCTCCTTCAACATCCTGAAGGCCGAGATCAGCCCCCGCCAGGAAGGCACCATGACGCTGGAGATCAGCGGGCTGGAGACCGACTTCCACAAGGGCGTCAACTACCTCAAGGAGAACAGCGTCCGCATCACTCCGGTGGCCCAGAAGATCTTCCGCGACGAAGACTCCTGCATCCACTGCGGCGTGTGCACGGCCATGTGCCCCACCGGGGCCCTGTCCGTGGACAAGGGCACCCGCAAGGTGCTCTTCGAGGTGGACAAGTGCTCGGCCTGCGGCCTGTGCACCCGGGTCTGCCCGGTGCGGGCCATGGCCGTGGACCTGGACGAGAACGGACGCCAGTAA
- a CDS encoding PilZ domain-containing protein produces the protein MEQEQRAYSRVAAQLRAHGRRCDSPDGPPLFRTATRRDGSTLAARLSTTSMPEGLVDFLVEMDTKLDQILAGQRQDLIRQDFPLELDVREISGAGVRFRSEEPLADGQILEVVIVLTQFPLRLASAIGRVRGIEDGLHRFEFTHIREHDLESIVQFVFQEQREEIRNRKWS, from the coding sequence ATGGAGCAGGAACAGCGCGCCTATTCCCGTGTCGCCGCCCAGCTCAGGGCCCACGGCCGCCGTTGCGATTCGCCGGACGGCCCGCCGCTGTTCCGCACCGCCACGCGCAGGGACGGCTCCACCCTGGCCGCCCGCCTCTCCACCACCTCCATGCCCGAGGGCCTGGTGGACTTCCTGGTGGAGATGGACACCAAGCTGGACCAGATCCTCGCCGGACAGCGCCAGGACCTCATCCGCCAGGATTTCCCCCTGGAGCTGGACGTCCGGGAGATATCCGGCGCGGGCGTGCGGTTCCGCTCCGAGGAGCCCCTGGCCGACGGGCAGATTCTCGAGGTCGTCATCGTGCTCACCCAGTTTCCCCTGCGCCTGGCCTCGGCCATCGGCCGGGTGCGCGGCATCGAGGACGGGCTGCACCGCTTCGAGTTCACCCATATCCGGGAACACGACCTGGAGAGCATCGTGCAGTTCGTGTTCCAGGAACAGCGCGAGGAAATCCGCAACCGCAAGTGGAGTTGA